A window from Neoarius graeffei isolate fNeoGra1 chromosome 14, fNeoGra1.pri, whole genome shotgun sequence encodes these proteins:
- the LOC132897518 gene encoding uncharacterized protein LOC132897518 isoform X2 yields the protein MELINWSPNQIDTVFSTRSLGSGEPASPAGTFAAGYTMDAWDRWRVVCLAILSMEDIEDIYLFGTMITGLLLIGLGIALAYRGNQTMVTAIQSPTKLPDMIEAVGKAVGTQTVAIQNLNHNMVVIFEKLSALQGISISETKLNRTDGMDRYARAVWRCKDCIWKDQTISILSTFGSLRQHRPWLRLLLRQHFPLKVTAGRRSRIPCPTFRDRRFHPQCDKQTLQDFAVLRFASSTQIQPIPANSGRCCNYIQSPQLSRKFEQLLASS from the exons atggaattgataaactggtctcctaatcaaattgacacagttttctcgacgagaagtctgggttcgggggaacccgccagtcctgccggaacattcgcggctggttacacgatggacgcgtgggatcgGTGGCGGgttgtgtgcctggcgattctttctatggaggacattgaagatatctacctattcggaaccatgattacaggacttttgctgattggattaggcattgccctggcatatcgaggaaatcagacaatggtgacagctattcaaagccccacaaagctgcccgatatgattgaagcggtgggcaaagctgttggcactcagactgtggctattcagaacttgaaccacaatatggttgttatctttgagaagctttcggctttgcaaggaataagtatttcggagaccaagttGAACAGAacggacggaatggacagatatgcacGAGCAGTGTGGAGgtgcaaagactgcatctggaaagaccagacaatttctatcttatcgacatttggctccctgagacagcaccggccttggttaaGGCTTCtgctgagacaacatttccccctgaaggtcactgctgggagacgctctcgcattccttGTCCAACTTTCCGTGATCGCCGTTTtcatccccagtgtgacaagcag accctccaggatttcgcggtgTTGCGATTTGCAAGTTCAACACAAATTcagccaatccccgcgaattcagggcggtgttgcaattatatccaatcaccacaactttctcGCAAATTTGAGCAATtgctggcgtcgtcttga